The proteins below are encoded in one region of Pelagibacterium flavum:
- the gndA gene encoding NADP-dependent phosphogluconate dehydrogenase: MEEADIGLIGLGVMGENLALNIADNGYKVAVYNRTADKVDAFLANAGDLKSNVMGSGELATFISMLKRPRSVIIMVKAGDPVDQVIAELKPLLEEGDVIIDAGNANYHDTVRRFSELDGTGIGFLGIGVSGGEEGARHGPSIMVGGSEAQWKNAEAVLTAISAKFNGEACCAYLGTGGAGHFVKTIHNGIEYADMQMIAEIYGIMRDGLGMSPEDCAKVFKEWDKGPLDSYLIEITGHVLDAVDDESGKPLVEVILDAAGQKGTGRWSAIEALNLGVSATTIEGAVAARSISAMKGERVRGEEIYGAGVKGNATISLEALEKALLAGKIAAYAQGFAVMAKASEENGWNLPLATIAKIWRAGCIIRSRFLDQISQAFDSGGAANLLTQPAFIDMMKDSNGALRAVVATCAINELPAPCLSSALAYFDAYRQARGTTNLTQGQRDFFGAHGFKRLDKDGDFHHTWPSLIG, translated from the coding sequence AGAGGCAGATATCGGCCTGATCGGGCTCGGGGTGATGGGCGAAAATCTCGCCCTCAATATTGCCGATAACGGCTACAAGGTGGCCGTTTACAACCGCACTGCGGACAAGGTGGATGCGTTTCTGGCCAATGCCGGAGATCTCAAATCCAACGTGATGGGCAGCGGCGAGCTCGCGACATTCATTTCCATGCTCAAGCGGCCGCGTTCGGTCATCATCATGGTCAAGGCCGGCGATCCGGTCGATCAGGTGATTGCTGAACTCAAGCCACTGCTTGAAGAGGGCGATGTCATCATCGACGCCGGCAACGCCAATTACCATGACACCGTACGCCGCTTTTCGGAACTCGATGGCACGGGCATCGGCTTTCTGGGCATCGGGGTGTCGGGCGGCGAAGAGGGTGCGCGCCATGGCCCATCGATCATGGTCGGCGGCTCGGAAGCCCAGTGGAAAAACGCCGAGGCGGTACTGACCGCCATTTCGGCCAAATTCAACGGCGAAGCGTGCTGTGCCTATCTGGGCACCGGCGGCGCCGGCCATTTCGTCAAGACCATCCATAACGGTATCGAATATGCCGATATGCAGATGATCGCCGAGATCTACGGCATCATGCGCGACGGGCTGGGCATGAGCCCGGAGGACTGTGCCAAGGTGTTCAAGGAGTGGGACAAGGGGCCGCTCGACAGCTACCTGATCGAAATCACCGGCCATGTGCTTGACGCCGTGGACGATGAGTCCGGCAAGCCACTGGTCGAAGTGATCCTTGATGCTGCCGGCCAGAAAGGCACGGGCCGCTGGTCGGCCATCGAAGCACTCAATCTGGGCGTTTCGGCCACGACCATCGAGGGCGCGGTTGCCGCGCGGTCGATTTCGGCCATGAAGGGCGAGCGGGTCCGGGGCGAGGAAATCTACGGCGCCGGGGTAAAAGGCAACGCGACCATTTCGCTCGAGGCGCTGGAAAAGGCGCTGCTGGCCGGCAAGATCGCTGCGTATGCGCAGGGCTTTGCCGTCATGGCCAAGGCGTCAGAGGAAAATGGCTGGAACCTGCCGCTGGCGACCATTGCCAAGATCTGGCGGGCCGGCTGCATCATCCGTTCGCGGTTCCTCGATCAGATTTCCCAGGCCTTCGACAGCGGCGGGGCGGCCAATCTTTTGACCCAGCCGGCCTTCATCGACATGATGAAGGACAGCAACGGCGCGCTCCGTGCGGTGGTCGCCACCTGCGCAATCAACGAATTGCCCGCGCCGTGCCTCTCATCGGCTCTGGCCTATTTCGATGCCTATCGGCAGGCGAGGGGAACGACCAACCTTACCCAGGGCCAGCGCGACTTCTTCGGGGCGCACGGGTTCAAGCGCTTGGACAAGGATGGTGACTTCCACCACACCTGGCCGAGCCTGATCGGCTAG
- a CDS encoding TCR/Tet family MFS transporter translates to MRVNPQSRLTLLFILLTVFLDIVGLGIILPVLPGLIVELSHEAITDAAKIGGYLIFVYASMQFIFSPILGNLSDRWGRRPILLLSLVGLSLDYLIMAWAPTLVWLFVGRVLSGICGAAMGTATAYVADITPKEKRSQRFGLIGAAFGLGFIVGPVIGGELGEFGPRAPFYLASALAAANVVFGFFVLPESLSKFRRRRFNWKRANPFGALWAFRHTPVIFVLLGCVFLFSLAGQTYPNVWNFFTIEQFDWGPSQVGRSLAIFGILFALSQALLVGFSTRYLGVTATVLIGLTLAMVAFIGVSLIHTELGLWTFLVIGAFSGIAAPALTGLLANNARSNQQGELQGAVNASNSLTAIIAPLVATQMFSFFTTNDLRPITFPGAPFFAAGLIIAAAMALFIYAAIRYDLSHRPYDEAREKPRYAQPSGQAVNPPETELPEDENGNGVENGETTSARPANK, encoded by the coding sequence ATGCGCGTTAATCCCCAGTCCAGGCTGACACTTCTATTCATCCTTCTCACGGTGTTTCTCGACATCGTGGGACTGGGCATCATACTGCCGGTGCTTCCAGGGCTGATCGTTGAGCTTTCGCATGAAGCGATAACGGATGCAGCCAAGATCGGCGGCTACCTGATCTTTGTTTATGCGTCGATGCAGTTCATCTTTTCCCCAATTCTGGGCAATCTGTCCGACAGATGGGGACGTCGGCCCATCCTGCTCCTCTCGCTGGTTGGCCTGTCGCTCGATTATCTCATTATGGCCTGGGCGCCCACGCTCGTCTGGCTGTTCGTCGGCCGCGTGCTCTCGGGCATCTGCGGCGCGGCGATGGGCACAGCAACCGCCTATGTCGCCGATATTACGCCCAAGGAAAAGCGCTCCCAGCGCTTCGGGCTGATAGGGGCGGCCTTCGGGTTGGGCTTCATCGTCGGTCCGGTGATCGGCGGCGAGTTGGGCGAATTCGGCCCCCGTGCGCCATTCTATCTCGCCTCGGCGCTGGCTGCCGCCAACGTGGTGTTCGGGTTTTTTGTCCTGCCCGAGAGCCTGTCGAAATTCCGGCGCCGCCGTTTTAACTGGAAGCGGGCCAATCCCTTTGGCGCGCTCTGGGCGTTCCGGCATACGCCGGTGATCTTCGTCCTGCTCGGCTGCGTGTTCCTGTTTTCACTGGCCGGACAGACCTATCCCAACGTCTGGAACTTCTTCACCATCGAGCAATTCGACTGGGGACCATCCCAGGTCGGGCGCTCGCTGGCCATATTCGGCATCCTGTTCGCGCTGAGCCAGGCGCTTCTGGTCGGATTTTCCACCCGTTATCTCGGGGTCACGGCCACGGTGCTCATCGGACTGACGCTGGCAATGGTCGCCTTTATCGGCGTCTCGTTGATCCACACGGAATTGGGCCTGTGGACATTTCTTGTGATCGGTGCCTTTTCGGGCATCGCGGCCCCTGCCCTGACCGGGCTTCTGGCCAACAATGCGCGCTCCAATCAACAGGGCGAGCTTCAAGGTGCGGTCAATGCCTCAAATTCGTTGACCGCCATCATCGCGCCGCTTGTTGCGACCCAGATGTTCTCCTTTTTTACCACCAATGATCTGCGCCCGATTACCTTCCCCGGTGCGCCGTTTTTTGCGGCCGGGCTGATCATTGCCGCTGCCATGGCACTCTTCATCTACGCCGCCATCAGGTACGATCTTTCGCACCGGCCCTACGATGAAGCGCGCGAAAAGCCGCGCTATGCGCAACCGAGCGGCCAGGCCGTCAATCCGCCCGAGACCGAGCTTCCCGAGGACGAGAACGGCAATGGGGTCGAAAACGGCGAAACCACCAGCGCACGGCCTGCAAACAAATAA
- a CDS encoding FAD-dependent monooxygenase, whose translation MGAPRTIYIAGAGIAGLTLALALAKFGLHVVVLERNDSASEFGAGLQISANARKVLDNLGLSEAIAQKSFTPKGIEIFPDGREKPLQTLTLGKAIEKRFGAPYAVMHRADLLDVLHGAARRFANIDIVFSVADFTLDGSGGGLTVSAQEPDGKQRKAKPFAFVGADGVRSVTRTRYLGGPDARYTGKVAWRALVAPEALSGVLDLGRTSLLLNPHFHLVVYPLPHRNAVNLALFTQEDERDLSVLDQRAPRVNPRKDSRLAHILESVGEGWTPWVLSSVETPVWHKGPIGLIGDAAHAMLPFQAQGAAMGIEDAAVLAPLLAASPSAEHAFSRFATLRQDRVKRVQEVSASNGKIFHMGFPFSLARNAVIRSEGPEGHFKRLDWLYGYDAIQSEKS comes from the coding sequence GTGGGCGCCCCTCGCACAATCTACATCGCCGGTGCAGGCATTGCCGGACTGACCCTTGCGCTTGCACTGGCCAAATTCGGCCTGCATGTGGTGGTGCTCGAGCGCAATGACTCGGCTTCCGAATTCGGCGCCGGGCTTCAGATCAGCGCCAACGCCCGGAAAGTGCTCGACAATCTGGGGCTTTCCGAAGCGATAGCCCAAAAGAGCTTCACCCCCAAGGGCATCGAAATCTTTCCCGATGGACGGGAAAAGCCGCTTCAGACCCTGACGCTGGGCAAGGCCATCGAAAAGCGCTTCGGCGCGCCCTATGCGGTGATGCACAGGGCCGATCTGCTCGACGTGCTCCATGGCGCCGCAAGACGGTTCGCCAATATCGACATCGTGTTTTCCGTCGCCGATTTCACCCTGGATGGCTCGGGCGGTGGCCTGACCGTCAGCGCGCAGGAGCCGGATGGGAAACAACGCAAGGCAAAACCCTTCGCCTTCGTTGGCGCCGATGGGGTGCGCTCGGTCACCAGAACGCGCTACCTTGGCGGGCCGGATGCCCGATATACCGGCAAGGTTGCGTGGCGGGCACTGGTCGCGCCCGAAGCGTTGTCCGGCGTGCTCGACCTTGGCCGCACCAGCTTGCTGCTCAATCCCCATTTTCATCTCGTGGTCTATCCCCTGCCGCACCGCAACGCGGTCAATCTGGCCCTGTTCACGCAGGAAGATGAGCGAGACCTTTCTGTTCTCGACCAACGCGCGCCGCGGGTAAACCCGCGCAAAGACAGCAGGTTGGCCCATATTCTGGAATCAGTGGGCGAGGGCTGGACGCCATGGGTCCTATCGAGTGTGGAAACGCCCGTCTGGCACAAGGGTCCCATCGGGCTGATCGGCGATGCCGCTCATGCCATGCTGCCGTTCCAGGCGCAGGGCGCAGCGATGGGCATCGAGGATGCCGCGGTTCTTGCGCCCCTGCTTGCCGCCTCGCCGAGCGCCGAACACGCCTTTTCCCGCTTTGCAACGCTCCGTCAGGATCGGGTGAAGCGGGTGCAGGAGGTTTCCGCCAGCAACGGGAAAATCTTTCATATGGGCTTTCCCTTCTCGCTGGCCCGTAACGCGGTCATCAGAAGCGAAGGGCCCGAGGGACATTTCAAGCGTTTGGACTGGCTTTACGGGTATGATGCCATCCAATCGGAAAAGAGTTGA
- a CDS encoding zinc-finger domain-containing protein, protein MAQHGTPHFHNSEGLARIEIGAKEFQCVGAKPPFDHPHVFLDMGHDTEIVCPYCSTLYVFSPALPHGAANPPSAVFEVEHA, encoded by the coding sequence ATGGCACAGCACGGAACCCCTCACTTCCACAATTCCGAAGGATTGGCCCGCATTGAGATCGGCGCCAAGGAATTCCAGTGCGTCGGCGCGAAGCCGCCTTTTGACCACCCCCATGTCTTCCTCGATATGGGTCACGACACCGAGATCGTCTGCCCCTATTGCTCGACGCTCTACGTCTTCAGCCCCGCCCTTCCCCATGGCGCGGCCAACCCGCCCAGCGCGGTGTTCGAGGTTGAACACGCCTGA
- a CDS encoding alpha/beta fold hydrolase, which produces MPVFQSEGFTLAYDVHGEGKPVVAVHGFASNGNVNWVATGWVDELTKAGYQVITLDNRGHGASEKIYDPSVYGAADMARDVANLIDHLEFEKAALIGYSMGARISAFVCIRNREKVACAIFGGLGGNMVRPMLDSDEIIAGLNAPTLAEVTHKTGRQFRIFAEHTKSDLKALSACMAGSRTRISEEQIRQIAVPVLVAVGSEDEVGGDPEMLAGLMPHGEALTIERRDHMRATGDPQFKRGALEFLARVYPA; this is translated from the coding sequence ATGCCGGTTTTCCAATCTGAAGGTTTCACTCTTGCCTATGATGTTCATGGCGAGGGCAAGCCCGTTGTGGCCGTCCATGGCTTTGCCTCGAATGGAAACGTCAACTGGGTGGCAACCGGTTGGGTCGATGAACTGACCAAGGCGGGTTATCAGGTCATCACCCTGGACAATCGCGGCCACGGCGCGTCGGAAAAGATCTATGACCCCTCGGTCTATGGCGCCGCCGACATGGCGCGGGATGTGGCCAATCTCATCGATCATCTGGAGTTCGAGAAGGCCGCGCTCATCGGCTATTCCATGGGCGCGCGGATCAGCGCATTTGTGTGCATCCGGAACCGCGAAAAGGTCGCCTGCGCGATTTTCGGAGGCCTTGGCGGCAACATGGTGCGACCCATGCTCGACAGCGACGAGATCATTGCCGGGCTCAACGCGCCGACGCTGGCCGAAGTGACCCATAAGACCGGGCGGCAATTTCGCATTTTTGCAGAACACACAAAAAGCGACCTGAAGGCGCTTTCGGCCTGCATGGCGGGTTCGCGCACGCGGATATCCGAAGAGCAGATCCGGCAGATCGCGGTGCCTGTTCTCGTTGCCGTGGGCAGCGAGGACGAGGTGGGCGGCGATCCGGAAATGCTTGCCGGATTGATGCCGCATGGGGAGGCGCTGACCATCGAACGCCGCGACCACATGCGGGCAACGGGGGACCCGCAGTTCAAGCGTGGCGCGCTGGAATTTCTGGCGCGGGTTTATCCGGCATAA
- the cysE gene encoding serine O-acetyltransferase yields MSSSAKKPGNIKAVDPIWDAMTAEAERICADEPFLTQLAISSVLNHSSFESALAHRLAARLDHSDVPADLVRQAFDEMLEDHPEITASARADLAATMERDPACHRVIEPFLFFKGFQAIQTHRFAHALWGAGRRDFALYLQSRSSQVFQTDINPAARIGKGIMLDHATGFVVGETAVIGDHVSILHSVTLGGTGKADQDRHPKIGNGVLIGAGAKILGNIKVGDCSRVAAGSVVLKEVPPRTTVAGVPAKVVGEAGCNQPATVMDQIVMVSRD; encoded by the coding sequence ATGTCCTCGAGCGCCAAGAAGCCCGGCAACATCAAGGCCGTCGATCCCATATGGGATGCGATGACGGCTGAGGCCGAGCGTATCTGCGCTGACGAACCCTTCCTTACGCAACTGGCAATTTCGAGCGTTCTCAACCATTCGAGCTTCGAATCGGCGCTGGCCCATCGGCTGGCGGCACGGCTCGATCACTCGGACGTTCCGGCCGATTTGGTCCGGCAGGCGTTCGACGAAATGCTTGAGGATCATCCCGAGATCACCGCTTCGGCGCGTGCCGATCTGGCGGCGACCATGGAGCGAGACCCGGCCTGCCATCGGGTGATCGAACCCTTTTTGTTCTTCAAGGGCTTTCAGGCCATCCAGACGCATCGCTTTGCGCATGCGCTTTGGGGTGCGGGGCGGCGTGACTTCGCGCTTTATCTCCAGAGCCGGTCCAGCCAGGTGTTCCAGACCGATATCAATCCTGCGGCACGGATCGGCAAGGGAATCATGCTCGATCACGCGACGGGGTTTGTCGTGGGCGAGACCGCAGTGATCGGCGATCACGTGTCGATCCTGCATTCGGTGACGCTTGGCGGTACCGGCAAGGCCGATCAGGACCGCCATCCCAAGATCGGCAACGGCGTTCTGATCGGGGCAGGGGCCAAGATTTTGGGCAATATCAAGGTGGGCGATTGCTCGCGCGTCGCTGCCGGATCCGTCGTACTCAAGGAAGTGCCCCCACGCACTACGGTTGCCGGTGTTCCCGCCAAGGTGGTGGGCGAAGCCGGGTGCAACCAGCCGGCGACTGTCATGGACCAGATCGTCATGGTATCGCGCGACTGA
- a CDS encoding DUF3126 family protein → MKHEEIIKLQKYLQHKFGNRSIDVRPRPKQDDSVELYLGDEFIGLIYLDEDEGERSYMVQISILDIDLDEVS, encoded by the coding sequence GTGAAGCACGAAGAAATCATCAAACTGCAGAAGTATCTGCAACACAAGTTCGGCAACCGCTCCATCGATGTTCGCCCCCGCCCCAAGCAGGACGACTCGGTCGAACTGTATCTGGGCGATGAGTTTATCGGGCTGATCTATCTCGACGAGGATGAAGGCGAGCGCTCCTATATGGTGCAGATTTCCATTCTCGATATCGATCTCGACGAAGTCAGCTAA
- a CDS encoding BCCT family transporter produces MEAWAERLGLRTDPTIFFVSAGLTVVFVLLLVVVPEPIGGFFEVTRAWIVTNLGWFFIIGVNAWLGFLIWAAVSRHGHIKLGPRDSTPDYSNLSWFTMLFAGGIGTVLMFWGVAEPISHFSSPPLAGVEPFTEQAAKDAISISIYHLGLHTWTIFTLPGLAFGYFINRYNLPVRVSSVFYPLLKEGIHGPIGKAIDIASILGTLFGVAVSLGLGASQISAGISALTGLADDVPLTVGILAVLTAVAVVSIVAGLDKGVKFLSNLNIGMAVGLMVFVLVTGSTLFLLRAIVETFGLYFYNLPRLAFWNDMLANINPTNDPWGWQGDWTVFYWAWTVTWSPFIGLFVARISRGRTIREFVFGVLLAPSLFTLIWFAIFGWQAMEIDGIGLALRDQMGPAAGQLSQAVSDSVPLAMFAFFESFPLATLVQGIAIVVVAIFFATSSDSASLVVDMLCTGEAEPGPVRQRVFWGVAEGMVAVMLIILAGDLGLTALQQVITVVGLPIFCLVFMMIPSIIMGFQIEDIDHVTIGRRPKLDQF; encoded by the coding sequence ATGGAAGCCTGGGCCGAACGGTTGGGTCTGAGGACAGACCCGACCATCTTTTTCGTTTCGGCGGGACTTACCGTCGTGTTTGTACTGCTGCTGGTCGTCGTTCCCGAACCGATCGGCGGCTTCTTTGAAGTGACCCGCGCCTGGATCGTCACCAATCTGGGTTGGTTTTTCATCATCGGCGTCAATGCCTGGCTGGGCTTTCTGATCTGGGCTGCCGTCAGCCGGCACGGCCATATCAAGCTCGGGCCCCGCGACAGTACCCCTGATTATTCCAATCTTTCCTGGTTCACCATGCTGTTTGCCGGCGGCATCGGCACTGTGCTGATGTTCTGGGGTGTGGCCGAGCCGATCAGCCACTTTTCCAGCCCGCCGCTGGCGGGCGTAGAGCCGTTCACCGAACAGGCCGCCAAGGACGCCATCTCGATATCGATCTATCATCTGGGGCTGCACACCTGGACGATCTTTACTCTGCCGGGGCTGGCGTTCGGCTATTTCATCAATCGCTATAACCTTCCGGTGCGGGTCAGCTCGGTATTTTATCCTCTGCTCAAGGAGGGCATTCATGGCCCCATAGGCAAGGCAATCGACATCGCGTCGATTCTGGGCACTCTGTTTGGCGTGGCGGTCTCGCTTGGCCTTGGCGCCTCTCAGATCTCGGCCGGAATCTCCGCGTTGACCGGCCTTGCGGACGATGTGCCGCTCACGGTGGGGATACTTGCCGTGTTGACCGCCGTCGCTGTCGTTTCCATCGTTGCCGGTCTCGACAAGGGGGTGAAATTTCTCTCCAACCTCAACATCGGCATGGCTGTCGGTCTTATGGTCTTTGTGTTGGTGACCGGCTCAACCCTGTTTTTGTTGCGGGCAATCGTTGAGACCTTCGGGCTCTATTTTTACAATCTGCCCAGGCTGGCCTTCTGGAACGACATGCTGGCCAACATCAACCCCACCAACGATCCATGGGGCTGGCAGGGGGATTGGACAGTCTTTTATTGGGCATGGACGGTAACCTGGTCGCCGTTCATCGGCCTGTTCGTGGCCCGGATTTCCCGCGGGCGCACGATCCGGGAATTCGTGTTCGGTGTCCTTTTGGCGCCGTCTCTGTTTACCCTGATCTGGTTCGCAATCTTTGGCTGGCAGGCGATGGAAATCGATGGCATCGGGTTGGCCCTGCGCGACCAGATGGGGCCGGCGGCTGGTCAGCTGAGCCAGGCGGTCAGCGACTCGGTGCCGCTCGCCATGTTCGCCTTCTTTGAGAGCTTTCCATTGGCCACCCTCGTTCAGGGCATCGCCATAGTTGTGGTGGCCATCTTTTTTGCCACGTCTTCGGATTCCGCCTCGCTTGTGGTCGATATGCTGTGCACCGGCGAAGCCGAACCCGGTCCGGTACGCCAGCGCGTGTTCTGGGGCGTGGCAGAGGGCATGGTGGCCGTCATGCTCATCATTCTGGCAGGCGATCTGGGGCTGACGGCCCTGCAACAGGTGATCACCGTGGTGGGGCTGCCGATTTTCTGTCTGGTGTTCATGATGATCCCGTCGATCATCATGGGTTTCCAGATCGAGGACATCGATCACGTCACCATTGGCCGGCGCCCCAAGCTCGATCAGTTCTAG
- a CDS encoding DUF6949 family protein, whose product MTHLILALFLIAVGMSVAGTGTHLYQQIARKVAEFRVEGANALESLVNLFVMFICGPYMMLRLGLRADAGGRASTVNVLLAAVIAFGWSFVTGMMVVGTYISVLKVAA is encoded by the coding sequence GTGACACATCTGATTCTGGCGCTGTTTCTGATCGCTGTCGGGATGAGCGTGGCCGGTACCGGCACGCATCTCTATCAGCAGATTGCCCGCAAGGTGGCCGAGTTCCGCGTCGAGGGCGCCAACGCGCTCGAGAGCCTCGTCAATCTGTTTGTGATGTTTATCTGCGGTCCCTACATGATGCTGCGCCTTGGTTTGCGCGCCGATGCGGGTGGGAGGGCCTCCACCGTCAACGTGCTGCTGGCTGCAGTCATCGCGTTCGGCTGGAGCTTTGTGACCGGCATGATGGTCGTGGGCACCTACATTTCGGTTCTCAAGGTCGCCGCCTGA
- a CDS encoding transglutaminase-like cysteine peptidase, whose protein sequence is MKNKSILISGLVALIASAGAVAPASGQDGRLELAYAEVSADVTSIPIGHMEFCQKRPYECQPLAATAPTALNDDLWRQLQDVNNHYNTTITAVSDYDLYGTEEFWTYPTSGYGDCEDFVLAKRAALIEGGWNPANLLISVVKQPDGEGHAVLMVRTDRGDLVLDNQEGLIKLWTDTPYTYLKRQSQAHSGQWVDIVDGRDEIVTATAGY, encoded by the coding sequence ATGAAAAACAAATCGATCCTTATATCGGGCCTTGTTGCCCTCATCGCCTCTGCCGGAGCTGTCGCACCGGCGAGCGGGCAGGACGGACGTCTTGAACTCGCCTATGCCGAGGTTTCGGCTGACGTAACGTCCATTCCAATCGGGCACATGGAGTTCTGCCAGAAGCGCCCCTATGAGTGTCAGCCTCTGGCTGCGACGGCGCCGACCGCGCTCAACGACGATCTGTGGCGCCAGTTGCAGGACGTCAACAATCACTACAACACAACGATTACCGCCGTCAGTGACTACGACCTGTACGGCACCGAAGAATTCTGGACCTACCCCACGTCGGGTTATGGCGACTGCGAGGATTTCGTCCTCGCCAAGCGCGCCGCGCTGATCGAGGGCGGCTGGAACCCGGCAAATCTGCTGATCTCGGTGGTCAAGCAACCCGACGGCGAAGGCCATGCCGTGCTGATGGTTCGCACCGACCGGGGCGATCTTGTGCTCGACAACCAGGAAGGGCTCATCAAGCTCTGGACCGACACGCCCTACACCTACCTCAAGCGCCAGTCCCAGGCCCATTCCGGCCAGTGGGTCGATATTGTTGACGGTCGAGACGAGATCGTGACGGCAACTGCCGGTTACTGA
- a CDS encoding amino acid ABC transporter ATP-binding protein yields the protein MSLITITDVKKRFGDNEVLKGISLDIERGEVVAIIGKSGSGKSTLLRCINGLEQINDGAITVGGEQLLPGEAALKALRLKIGMIFQSFNLFPHLTAGRNVVLSQTVVKKTPKAEAEEVARQMLDRVGLLHKYDAYPDELSGGQQQRVAIARALAMQPLGLLCDEITSALDPELVNEVLAVVKELAAEGMTLVMVTHEMRFARDVCDRVVFMHQGLVHEMGPPNDVFSAPKTPELKQFLGML from the coding sequence ATGTCGCTCATAACCATCACTGACGTGAAAAAGCGCTTTGGCGACAACGAGGTCCTCAAGGGCATAAGCCTCGACATTGAACGCGGCGAAGTGGTCGCCATCATCGGCAAGTCAGGGTCCGGCAAATCGACGCTGCTGCGGTGCATCAACGGGCTTGAGCAGATCAATGACGGCGCGATCACGGTGGGTGGCGAGCAACTCCTGCCCGGCGAGGCCGCGCTCAAGGCGCTGCGGCTCAAGATCGGCATGATCTTCCAGTCCTTCAACCTGTTCCCGCACCTGACCGCCGGCCGCAATGTCGTGCTGAGCCAGACGGTGGTCAAAAAAACGCCCAAGGCCGAAGCAGAAGAGGTGGCACGCCAAATGCTCGACCGGGTCGGGCTTTTGCACAAATACGACGCCTATCCCGACGAACTCTCGGGCGGTCAGCAACAGCGCGTGGCGATTGCCCGTGCGTTGGCCATGCAGCCGCTGGGGTTGTTGTGCGACGAAATCACCTCAGCCCTCGACCCAGAACTGGTCAATGAGGTGCTCGCCGTGGTCAAGGAGCTTGCGGCGGAGGGCATGACGCTGGTCATGGTCACCCACGAAATGCGCTTTGCGCGCGACGTGTGCGACAGGGTCGTGTTCATGCATCAAGGGTTGGTTCACGAAATGGGACCGCCCAACGATGTGTTTTCAGCCCCGAAAACACCCGAACTCAAGCAGTTTCTCGGCATGCTCTAG
- a CDS encoding amino acid ABC transporter permease, translating to MIEFTLWDILRNLLLAARWTILLSLVSFIGGGIVGLLVMFMRISANKAVSTLARGYIELFQGTPLLMQLFLAFFGLALLGYTIPAWAAAGVALVLWTASFLAEIWRGCVEAIAKGQWEASASLGMGRIEQLRHVILPQATRIAIPPTVGFSVQVVKGTALTSIIGFVELTKAGTAVTNATFQPFLVYGLVALIYFALCWPLSKSSQILERKLNVAHNHH from the coding sequence ATGATCGAGTTCACTTTATGGGACATATTGCGCAACCTGCTTCTGGCCGCGCGCTGGACGATTCTGCTCTCGCTGGTCTCGTTTATTGGCGGGGGCATTGTAGGCCTGCTCGTGATGTTCATGCGCATCAGCGCCAACAAGGCCGTCTCGACCCTGGCGCGCGGATATATCGAGCTGTTCCAGGGCACGCCCCTGCTGATGCAGCTGTTTCTGGCGTTTTTCGGCCTGGCCCTGCTGGGCTATACGATCCCTGCCTGGGCCGCCGCCGGCGTCGCGCTGGTTCTGTGGACTGCATCGTTTCTGGCCGAGATATGGCGCGGCTGTGTCGAAGCCATCGCAAAAGGGCAGTGGGAAGCATCTGCCAGTCTGGGCATGGGCCGGATCGAACAATTGCGCCATGTCATCCTGCCCCAGGCCACCCGGATCGCCATTCCGCCGACCGTTGGCTTTTCCGTCCAGGTCGTCAAAGGCACCGCGCTTACATCCATCATCGGTTTTGTCGAATTGACCAAGGCCGGAACCGCCGTAACCAACGCAACCTTCCAGCCCTTCCTGGTCTATGGGCTGGTTGCGCTGATCTATTTTGCGCTGTGCTGGCCGCTCTCGAAATCCAGCCAGATCCTCGAAAGGAAGCTCAATGTCGCTCATAACCATCACTGA